One Halorientalis litorea DNA segment encodes these proteins:
- a CDS encoding alpha/beta fold hydrolase, with translation MTRYTHGEWTDEQSERTVTVDGHELTVAYWTDDGDDATDDPPVVFLHGIPTWSFLWRDVAPAVAAATGRRVVVPDMLGYGNSAMHDGFDRSVRAQEQMLADLLAQLGIDTCALVAHDIGGGAAVRYAAHEPDAVSSLVMSNAVCYDSWPVQFISDLGLPETAEQDHEEFVATLDGAFRQGLYDEADEAFVEGIAHPWDSEAGQVSLCRNAVATNTNHTTEIDYGAIDADLLCLWGADDVMQPLAYGERLAEDVGGEVVELDAYHWVVEDRPERYADEVSTFLN, from the coding sequence ATGACGAGATACACACACGGGGAGTGGACCGACGAGCAATCAGAGCGGACGGTGACGGTGGACGGCCACGAGTTGACCGTCGCCTATTGGACGGACGACGGTGACGACGCGACGGACGACCCGCCGGTCGTGTTCTTGCACGGGATTCCGACGTGGTCGTTTCTCTGGCGGGACGTGGCCCCCGCCGTCGCCGCGGCCACGGGTCGCCGCGTCGTCGTCCCGGACATGCTGGGGTACGGCAACTCCGCGATGCACGACGGGTTCGACCGGTCGGTGCGGGCCCAAGAGCAGATGCTCGCGGACCTGCTGGCCCAGTTGGGTATCGACACCTGCGCGCTGGTCGCCCACGACATCGGCGGCGGTGCAGCGGTGCGGTACGCGGCCCACGAACCCGACGCCGTCTCCTCGCTGGTCATGTCCAACGCCGTCTGTTACGACTCGTGGCCGGTCCAGTTCATCTCGGACCTCGGCCTGCCGGAGACGGCGGAACAGGACCACGAGGAGTTCGTGGCGACGCTCGACGGCGCGTTCCGGCAGGGACTCTACGACGAGGCCGACGAGGCGTTCGTCGAGGGCATCGCCCACCCGTGGGACAGCGAGGCGGGACAGGTGTCTCTGTGTCGCAACGCCGTGGCGACCAACACGAACCACACCACGGAAATCGACTACGGAGCCATCGACGCCGACCTGCTCTGTCTGTGGGGGGCCGACGACGTGATGCAACCGCTGGCGTACGGCGAGCGACTGGCCGAGGACGTTGGCGGCGAGGTGGTCGAACTCGACGCCTACCACTGGGTCGTCGAGGACCGCCCGGAGCGATACGCCGACGAAGTGAGTACATTTTTAAACTGA
- a CDS encoding long-chain-fatty-acid--CoA ligase — MTNLVTGVAEAVERYPEQTAISFRGQEISYEGLWHRTGQLAQAFADAGVEPGDRVGVYLPNLPQFVLSYYGVLRAGGVVVPMNPQYKTREIGHMLSDSEATAVVALADLLPFVREVQDDTGVETVVAVGGDAEGATEFDEFLAADTLDTVDRADDDVAAQPYTSGTTGTPKGVLLTHENLGWMTRHAGDVMEEDYGPGDKLLGVLPLFHIYGMTVVMNAGLYNGATYYPLPEWDAETALSLIEDEGLTIMHGVPAMYNDVINQPDAADYDLSSLRFVNSGGASIPIEVIDRFEDIYGIQLNEGYGLTETSPITHANRPGARRKGSIGKPIPGVDAKIVDHDFEEMPRVEEGPVDEDEVDLDDVVGEVVVSGPNVMQGYHGRPEANEQAFTEAEGKTWFHTEDLGYWDEDNFFYVVDREKHMIVTGGYNVYPREVEELLFEHPDVADAAVVGIPDERRGETVKAFIVPTSAASGGSSDEGGESDGVPTPDAEATPEDITQYCLEHLAEYKHPREVEFVEELPRTTTGKVQKFELREGEQAE; from the coding sequence ATGACGAATCTCGTGACAGGTGTGGCGGAGGCAGTCGAGCGATATCCCGAACAGACGGCCATCTCGTTCCGGGGGCAGGAGATATCTTACGAGGGGTTGTGGCACCGGACCGGGCAGTTGGCTCAGGCGTTTGCCGACGCGGGCGTCGAACCGGGCGACCGGGTCGGCGTCTACCTCCCGAACCTTCCACAGTTCGTCCTCTCGTACTACGGCGTCCTGCGGGCCGGGGGCGTCGTCGTCCCGATGAATCCCCAGTACAAGACACGGGAAATCGGACACATGCTCAGCGACAGCGAGGCCACGGCCGTCGTCGCACTCGCGGACCTCCTGCCCTTCGTCCGTGAGGTACAGGACGACACCGGGGTCGAGACCGTCGTGGCCGTCGGCGGCGACGCCGAGGGAGCCACCGAGTTCGACGAGTTCCTCGCCGCGGACACCCTCGATACGGTCGACCGTGCTGACGACGACGTGGCCGCCCAGCCGTACACCTCCGGGACCACGGGCACCCCGAAGGGCGTCCTCCTGACCCACGAGAACCTCGGCTGGATGACCCGCCACGCCGGCGACGTGATGGAGGAGGACTACGGCCCCGGCGACAAACTGCTCGGCGTCCTCCCGCTGTTCCACATCTACGGCATGACCGTCGTGATGAACGCCGGCCTGTACAACGGTGCGACCTACTACCCCCTGCCCGAGTGGGACGCCGAGACGGCCCTCTCGCTCATCGAGGACGAGGGGCTGACCATCATGCACGGCGTCCCCGCGATGTACAACGACGTCATCAACCAACCGGACGCCGCCGACTACGACCTCTCCAGCCTCCGGTTCGTCAACTCCGGCGGGGCCTCCATCCCCATCGAGGTCATCGACCGCTTCGAGGACATCTACGGCATCCAACTCAACGAGGGGTACGGCCTGACCGAGACCAGCCCCATCACCCACGCCAACCGCCCCGGTGCCCGCCGGAAGGGGTCCATCGGCAAGCCGATTCCCGGGGTGGACGCCAAAATCGTCGACCACGACTTCGAGGAGATGCCCCGCGTCGAGGAAGGCCCCGTCGACGAAGACGAAGTTGACTTGGACGACGTGGTCGGCGAAGTCGTCGTCTCCGGCCCGAACGTGATGCAGGGCTATCACGGCCGCCCCGAGGCCAACGAGCAGGCGTTCACCGAGGCCGAGGGCAAGACGTGGTTCCACACCGAGGACCTCGGGTACTGGGACGAGGACAACTTCTTCTACGTCGTCGACCGCGAGAAACACATGATAGTCACGGGCGGGTACAACGTCTACCCCCGGGAAGTCGAGGAGTTGCTCTTCGAACACCCGGACGTGGCCGACGCCGCCGTCGTCGGCATCCCCGACGAACGCCGCGGCGAGACGGTCAAAGCGTTTATCGTCCCCACGAGTGCCGCGAGTGGGGGCTCGTCGGACGAGGGAGGCGAGTCCGACGGCGTGCCGACGCCGGATGCAGAGGCCACCCCCGAGGACATCACGCAGTACTGTCTGGAGCACCTCGCGGAGTACAAACACCCCCGGGAAGTGGAGTTCGTCGAGGAACTGCCCCGGACGACGACGGGGAAGGTCCAGAAGTTCGAGTTGCGCGAGGGCGAGCAAGCGGAGTAA
- a CDS encoding ABC transporter ATP-binding protein has translation MSSDADTAAVTETGRESVVTVSDLQVSYGKVQALRGVDLTVTEGEIISVIGPNGAGKSTLANTISGFKEYDGSVEFRGAEVAGQNPDDLVSQGLIHCTESRDLFGFMDVADNLELGAYRRGDVAERKAFVYDLFPTLEERKSQHANTMSGGEQQMLAIGRALMGDPDLLVLDEPTLGLAPVILQDISEGIDQIQEAGVTVLLCEQNVTFAMNHADRIHLLENGEIVREGPPEELRDDDYIRESYLGG, from the coding sequence ATGAGTTCGGACGCGGACACGGCGGCAGTCACGGAGACGGGACGCGAGAGTGTCGTCACCGTCTCGGACTTGCAAGTGTCCTACGGGAAGGTACAGGCACTCCGTGGCGTCGACCTCACCGTGACCGAGGGCGAGATTATCTCGGTCATCGGCCCGAACGGTGCGGGCAAGTCGACGCTCGCGAACACCATCTCGGGGTTCAAGGAGTACGACGGGTCCGTCGAGTTCCGCGGGGCGGAAGTCGCGGGACAGAACCCGGACGACTTGGTGAGTCAGGGCCTCATCCACTGCACCGAGTCCCGGGACCTGTTCGGATTCATGGACGTGGCGGACAACCTCGAATTGGGGGCCTACCGTCGGGGCGACGTGGCCGAACGCAAGGCGTTCGTCTACGACCTGTTCCCGACGCTCGAAGAGCGCAAGAGCCAGCACGCCAACACGATGAGCGGCGGCGAACAGCAGATGCTCGCCATCGGGCGCGCGCTGATGGGTGACCCCGACCTGCTGGTACTGGACGAACCGACGCTCGGCCTCGCGCCGGTCATCCTGCAGGACATCAGCGAGGGCATCGACCAGATACAGGAGGCCGGCGTGACCGTCCTGCTCTGTGAGCAGAACGTCACCTTCGCGATGAACCACGCCGACCGAATTCACCTGCTGGAGAACGGTGAAATCGTCCGGGAGGGACCGCCCGAGGAACTCAGAGACGACGACTACATCCGGGAGTCGTACCTCGGCGGATAG
- a CDS encoding ABC transporter ATP-binding protein, whose translation MSAETDTADDAATDRAFGPEDGVLVLDEVTKRFGGLTAVQDLSFAVEENEILGFIGPNGAGKSTTFNCVTGRFPPTEGTIYYRGEDVTGTASHAMVKKGLARTFQEFRPLEDRTVVKNVALALTPDKLFSMQGLRGETKRRAIQICERVGLGDRTEMMPDELPHAGLLRLELGRALASDPDLLLVDEPFAGLSGPEVESVSDLLLELREEGLTLVVVDHNMRGLLELIDRAIVINFGSLLAEGTPEEIKNNPDVQEAYLGGDEI comes from the coding sequence ATGAGCGCTGAGACAGACACAGCCGACGACGCGGCGACGGACAGGGCGTTCGGCCCCGAGGACGGCGTCCTCGTGCTGGACGAAGTGACGAAGCGGTTCGGCGGCCTGACGGCCGTGCAGGACCTCTCGTTCGCCGTCGAGGAGAACGAGATACTCGGGTTCATCGGCCCGAACGGCGCGGGCAAGTCCACGACGTTCAACTGCGTCACCGGCCGGTTCCCCCCGACAGAGGGGACGATTTACTACCGCGGCGAGGACGTCACCGGGACGGCCTCCCACGCGATGGTCAAGAAGGGGCTGGCCCGGACGTTCCAGGAGTTCCGTCCGTTGGAGGACCGGACCGTCGTCAAGAACGTCGCGCTCGCGCTGACGCCCGACAAGTTGTTCTCGATGCAGGGGCTGCGCGGCGAGACGAAACGCCGGGCGATACAGATTTGCGAGCGGGTCGGTCTCGGCGACCGGACCGAGATGATGCCCGACGAACTGCCTCACGCAGGGTTGCTCCGTCTGGAACTCGGTCGGGCACTCGCCTCGGACCCCGACCTGCTGCTGGTCGACGAGCCGTTCGCCGGGTTGTCCGGCCCGGAAGTCGAGAGCGTCTCCGACCTGTTGCTCGAACTCCGCGAGGAGGGGCTGACGCTGGTCGTCGTCGACCACAACATGCGGGGCCTACTCGAACTCATCGACCGCGCCATCGTCATCAACTTCGGGTCGCTGCTGGCGGAGGGCACGCCCGAGGAGATAAAGAACAACCCCGACGTGCAGGAGGCGTACCTCGGGGGTGACGAGATATGA